A portion of the Candidatus Nanopelagicales bacterium genome contains these proteins:
- the obgE gene encoding GTPase ObgE — MNSFFVDRVIVHATAGDGGDGCSAVRREKFKPLGGPSGGNGGSGGSVVLEVDSGVTTLLGVHRRPHLRASNGSAGRGGNQTGSDGDDFVVRVPRGTVASTLSGGRIADLMGPGDTFILARGGRGGLGNAALASPNRRAPGFALLGEPGAKLDAVLELKSIADAGLVGFPSAGKSSLIAAMSAARPEIADYPFTTLRPHLGVVAAGDGSFTIADVPGLIPGASQGKGLGLEFLRHVERCGVIVHVVDCATLEQGRDPVSDLDVIEAELAVYGGFDDRPRIVALNKVDVPDGRELAEMVRPQVQARGLPVVLVSAATHEGLRDLGFAIAGILSDQRRDEPVEARRIVIKPRSVDSADFAVVRDGELFKVSGERPERWVRQTDFGNDEAVGYLADRLARLGVEDELVRLGATPGCTVVIGGDDGVVFDWEPAIRAGDGRAEGPRGTDTRLDGR; from the coding sequence ATGAATTCATTCTTCGTCGACCGGGTCATCGTCCACGCGACCGCGGGAGACGGGGGTGATGGCTGCTCGGCAGTCCGCCGGGAGAAGTTCAAGCCCCTGGGTGGGCCGTCTGGCGGCAACGGCGGGTCCGGAGGGTCGGTTGTGCTGGAAGTGGACTCCGGGGTTACTACCTTGCTGGGGGTGCATCGGCGGCCTCACCTGCGCGCGAGCAACGGTTCGGCTGGCCGAGGCGGAAACCAGACCGGCTCCGACGGTGACGATTTCGTGGTCCGAGTGCCCCGAGGGACTGTGGCTAGCACGCTCTCGGGAGGTCGGATCGCTGACCTGATGGGTCCTGGAGACACGTTCATTCTGGCGCGGGGTGGTCGGGGAGGACTTGGCAACGCCGCGCTCGCCTCTCCCAACCGGCGCGCGCCGGGCTTCGCCTTGCTGGGGGAGCCGGGAGCGAAACTCGATGCGGTCCTGGAGCTGAAGTCGATCGCGGATGCTGGGCTCGTTGGGTTCCCGAGTGCCGGGAAGTCGAGCTTGATCGCGGCGATGTCGGCTGCGAGGCCAGAGATCGCCGACTACCCGTTCACGACCTTGCGGCCTCACCTGGGCGTGGTCGCCGCCGGGGATGGATCGTTCACGATCGCGGACGTTCCCGGGTTGATTCCCGGCGCGAGCCAGGGCAAGGGGCTCGGTTTGGAGTTTCTGCGGCACGTCGAGCGCTGCGGGGTCATAGTTCATGTCGTGGACTGCGCGACTTTGGAGCAGGGGCGCGACCCCGTCTCAGATCTTGACGTGATCGAAGCCGAACTCGCCGTTTATGGAGGGTTCGACGACAGGCCGCGAATCGTGGCACTGAACAAGGTCGACGTGCCTGACGGCAGAGAGTTGGCCGAGATGGTCCGCCCCCAAGTCCAGGCTCGGGGATTGCCGGTGGTCTTGGTGAGCGCGGCCACACACGAGGGACTTAGGGACCTGGGTTTCGCGATCGCTGGAATTCTGTCAGATCAGCGGCGCGATGAGCCCGTTGAGGCGAGGCGAATCGTCATCAAGCCGCGCAGCGTCGATTCAGCGGATTTCGCTGTGGTGCGCGACGGCGAGCTGTTCAAGGTCAGTGGTGAGAGGCCGGAGCGTTGGGTACGCCAGACCGATTTCGGTAATGACGAGGCTGTCGGCTACCTGGCCGATCGGCTCGCTCGGCTTGGTGTGGAGGACGAACTTGTCCGATTGGGCGCCACGCCTGGATGCACCGTCGTGATCGGAGGAGACGACGGCGTTGTCTTCGATTGGGAACCCGCGATCCGCGCCGGGGATGGCCGAGCCGAGGGACCTCGCGGTACAGACACACGGTTGGACGGCCGATGA
- the proB gene encoding glutamate 5-kinase yields the protein MSGRTVFGSVRRVVVKIGSSSLAMPGDGLSSERVKGIADVVADATLAGRQVVLVTSGAIAAALAPLGLRRPPRDLATQQAAASVGQTALMAVYAASFSQRGLIVGQVLMTSEDVVRRAHYRNAQRTLYRLMELGVVPVVNENDTVATDEIRFGDNDRLAALVAHLVHADAMILLSDVDGLYDGPPHREGSRLVRSVRTADDLNGIEFGKPGQSGIGSGGMRTKVEAARIATGAGIPVLVASADDAAAALAGSGVGTYFHVTGRRVPTRLLWLAHAATAVGALHLDSGAVSAVVQRRKSLLPAGIMRVDGRFTAGDPVDILDENGGIVARGLVNFDSAELPRLLGRSTKDLAREFGSSYEREIVHRDSLVVLPRA from the coding sequence ATGAGCGGGCGCACGGTATTCGGGTCGGTCCGCAGGGTCGTGGTCAAGATCGGATCGTCGTCGCTTGCCATGCCCGGAGACGGGCTGAGCTCTGAGCGCGTCAAGGGGATCGCTGATGTGGTCGCCGACGCCACGCTGGCGGGGCGGCAAGTCGTCCTGGTGACAAGCGGCGCGATCGCGGCGGCCCTGGCGCCTCTTGGTCTGAGACGCCCACCTCGGGACCTGGCGACGCAGCAGGCCGCGGCCAGCGTTGGCCAAACCGCGTTGATGGCGGTGTACGCGGCATCGTTCTCTCAGCGTGGGCTCATCGTCGGACAAGTCCTGATGACGTCCGAAGATGTCGTTCGCCGCGCCCACTACCGGAATGCCCAAAGGACGCTGTACCGGCTCATGGAGCTGGGCGTGGTGCCTGTCGTCAACGAGAACGACACGGTCGCTACCGACGAAATCCGGTTCGGCGACAATGACCGCCTGGCGGCGCTGGTCGCGCATCTAGTACACGCCGACGCCATGATCCTGCTCAGCGATGTTGACGGCCTGTACGACGGGCCACCTCATCGTGAAGGCAGTCGGCTCGTCAGGTCTGTGCGCACCGCCGATGATCTGAACGGGATCGAGTTCGGCAAGCCGGGTCAGTCAGGCATCGGGTCAGGCGGGATGCGCACGAAGGTTGAGGCCGCGCGCATCGCCACCGGCGCGGGTATCCCGGTGCTAGTGGCTTCGGCTGATGATGCCGCCGCGGCCCTTGCCGGGAGTGGAGTAGGCACGTACTTCCACGTAACGGGCCGCCGAGTGCCAACTCGCCTGCTGTGGCTGGCGCACGCCGCGACGGCTGTGGGGGCCCTCCATCTGGACAGTGGGGCCGTCTCGGCGGTAGTGCAACGACGGAAGTCGCTGCTGCCGGCTGGGATCATGCGAGTCGATGGCAGATTCACCGCGGGAGATCCGGTGGACATCTTGGACGAAAACGGGGGCATTGTGGCCCGGGGACTGGTGAACTTTGACTCGGCGGAACTACCACGGCTGCTGGGCCGGTCCACGAAGGATCTGGCGCGGGAGTTCGGGTCCTCATACGAGCGTGAGATCGTGCACCGCGACTCGCTGGTTGTCCTGCCGAGGGCTTGA